In Miscanthus floridulus cultivar M001 chromosome 5, ASM1932011v1, whole genome shotgun sequence, one genomic interval encodes:
- the LOC136452171 gene encoding rapid alkalinization factor-like — MARPARALLLMLLALMATLARGSGDVPAASLGWDLGVVGAGEDEEFGFPSGGDSVARRVLQGGGYLSYGALRRDNVPCSVRGASYYNCRPGGQANPYSRGCSAITRCRG, encoded by the coding sequence atgGCGAGGCCGGCGCGCGCGCTCCTGCTCATGCTCCTGGCGCTGATGGCGACGCTGGCCCGCGGGTCGGGCGACGTGCCGGCGGCGTCCCTGGGCTGGGACCTCGGCGTGGTGGGCGCGGGGGAGGACGAGGAGTTCGGCTTCCCCAGCGGCGGCGACTCCGTGGCGCGCCGGGTGCTGCAGGGCGGCGGCTACCTCAGCTACGGCGCGCTGCGCAGGGACAACGTGCCCTGCTCCGTCCGGGGCGCCTCCTACTACAACTGCCGCCCCGGCGGGCAGGCCAACCCCTACTCGCgcggctgctccgccatcacgcGCTGCCGCGGCTGA
- the LOC136452172 gene encoding protein LOW PSII ACCUMULATION 1, chloroplastic-like: MAAVAAAPRPQLSPLSGGGGAAISSLTLQTPAFISPLPTRRRRRCVLRSNASSSPSPPPSQEKEAAAEVVPTAESCVNIGLQLFSRGRVKDALEQFENALELNPTPIEAQAALYNKACCHAYREESKKAAECLREALRDYNLKFGTILNDPDLAPFRASPEFKELQEEALRGGEDIGSGFRRDLKLISEVQAPFRGVRRFFYVALTAAAGISTFFTIPRLVLAVRGGDGAPDLLETAGNAAINIGGIVVLVALYFWENKKEEKQITQISRNETLSRLPVRLSTNRIIELVQLRDITRPVILAGSKVSVTRALQRAERYRTELLKRGVLLIPVIFGASQKDQTKPRGFGTRRAAASVPSVGGDFEKRTESIAAKSRLKSEVRFKADIVSPEQWESWIRDQQESEGVTPGEDVYIILRLDGRVRRSGIGMPNWNDILQELPRLEDLMSKLER; the protein is encoded by the exons ATGGCGGCCGTAGCGGCGGCTCCACGGCCCCAGCTCTCCCCCCTATCTGGCGGCGGTGGCGCCGCAATCTCCAGTCTCACCCTCCAAACACCGGCCTTCATTTCCCCCCTCCccacccgccgccgtcgccgctgtGTGCTCCGCTCCAACGCCTCGTCgtccccgtctccgccgccgtcgcaggagaaggaggcggcggcagaggtgGTGCCAACAGCTGAGTCCTGCGTCAACATCGGCCTCCAGCTCTTCTCCAGGGGCAGG GTGAAGGATGCTCTTGAACAATTTGAGAATGCCTTAGAGCTGAATCCAACACCTATTGAGGCCCAAGCAGCGCTGTATAACAAGGCATGCTGCCATGCGTATAG AGAAGAAAGCAAAAAAGCTGCAGAATGTTTAAGGGAAGCTTTGCGAGACTACAATCTCAAATTTGGTACCATACTTAACGATCCAGACTTGGCGCCATTCAGAGCATCACCAGAATTCAAGGAACTTCAAGAAGAG GCTTTGCGTGGTGGAGAAGATATTGGTTCTGGTTTCCGAAGAGACCTGAAACTCATTAGTGAAGTACAAGCACCATTTCGTGGTGTCCGAAGATTCTTCTATGTAGCTTTGACAGCAGCAGCTGGAATTTCAACATTCTTTACCATTCCCCGACTTGTACTAGCAGTTCGAGGGGGTGATGGCGCCCCTGATCTTCTGGAAACTGCTGGAAATGCTGCCATCAATATTGGAG GTATTGTTGTGCTGGTAGCTTTGTATTTCTGGGAAAACAAGAAAGAAGAGAAGCAGATCACGCAAATTTCTCGTAATGAAACCCTTTCAAGATTACCTGTGCGCCTGTCAACCAATCGCATTATTGAACTTGTTCAACTCCGGGACATCACTAGGCCT GTGATATTGGCAGGTTCAAAAGTATCTGTTACTCGGGCATTGCAAAGAGCTGAGAGGTACCGGACTGAACTACTCAAACGAGGTGTTCTTCTAATTCCTGTGATCTTTGGTGCTTCTCAGAAAGACCAAACCAAACCAAGGGGTTTTGGTACAAGAAGAGCTGCTGCATCAGTTCCTTCTGTTGGG GGTGACTTTGAAAAGCGTACTGAATCTATTGCAGCAAAGTCACGGTTGAAGTCTGAGGTTCGATTTAAGGCTGATATTGTCTCCCCTGAACAATGGGAAAG TTGGATACGGGACCAGCAAGAGTCCGAAGGTGTCACTCCTGGTGAGGATGTCTACATAATCCTTCGTCTGGATGGCCGTGTCAGAAGATCTGGAATA GGTATGCCAAACTGGAATGACATATTACAGGAACTGCCACGACTTGAAGATCTGATGAGCAAACTTGAACGGTGA